TCGGTTCGCTATGACCGCGCCGGCGACCAGCACTACGACGTCGCCAGCGCCTTTATCAAGTCCATCCGGGGTTCAGACGTCGACGCCGCCCTGCACTACCTCGCCCGGATGCTCGAGGCGGGGGAGGACCCGCGGTTCGTGGCCCGGCGCATCGTCATTTCCGCGGCCGAGGACGTTGGTATGGCCGACCCGACGGCGCTGCAGACCGCCGTCGCCGCCGCCCAGGCGGTGCAACTGATCGGCATGCCCGAAGGCCGCATCATCCTGGCCGAGGCCGTAGTCCACCTCGCCACCGCCCCCAAATCCAACGCCGCGTATATGGGCATCAACCAGGCGATCGCGGACGTCCGCGCCGGCCTCGGCAACGGCATCCCTGCCCACCTGCGGGACGCCCACTACCCGGGATCCAAACAGCTGGGCCACGGGCAGGGCTACAAATACGCCCACGACGCGCCGCACTCGGTGGCCACCCAGCAGTACCCGCCGGATGACCTGGTCGGCCGCAACTACTACGAGCCGACCGCCAACGGCGCCGAGCGGGACATTTCCACCCGGCTGGAGCGGCTCCGCAGGATTATCCGGGGCACGTGACCGCGGGCCCGGAAATTGCCCGTTGACTTCCGGTGCATGAGGTCTAACGTGGATTTAAGTCCGACCTCAGGTCGGCAGCCGGCATCGCCGGACCCTCTCATCACGCCGGCACCTGCACTTAAGTTCCTAGGTCGTGTGTCCCATGCCCGTAAATTACGTCACAGCCCTGGCAGTCAAGTCCTTTGATGTACCGGACAAGAAGCGGTGCCCGGACAACGCCGAATTCGACCTTGTCACCGTGAACGACTTCTCGGTGGCGCGGCTCATCCTCGGCCCCGGTTGGCGGTGGTCCGAATCCATCAGAGACTTCGAGGCGACCGAGGTGTGCCAGCACCACCACCTTGGATTCTGCATCTCCGGGGTCATGGAAGTGGAATCCGCCGACGGGCTGCACTCCACCATCCAGGCCAACGACACCTATGCGATTCCGCCGGGCCACGATGAATGGGTGGTGGGAACCGATCCGTTCGTGGCCGTTGAGTTCCTGGGCGCGGCATCCTTGGGCCGGCGCTCCGGCAGGGGTGTGCACGCCAGGACCTGACCGGCCGACCTGACCGGGCGGCCGGTGCCGGCATGGTAAGGTTGTTCGTTGTCTGGCAAGGCACGGACGCACAATCCACCTGATTTCGGCATTTTATGCTGTGCAGAAGGGTTTGCCCTGTGCCCAGTAGCAAAAGGCAGCGGTTGGCCGATGCTCTCCATCGTGGAGGCCAGTAACACTGACACACCGCAGATATTGGAAGGACACAAGTGGCTAACAACACTCGTGCTCGCCGTACCGCACGCCTTTCGCGTGCACTCGGCATTGCTCTGACCCCCAAGGCCGCCAAGTACATGGAGCGCCGCCCGTACGGCCCCGGTGAGCATGGCCGTGCCCGCAAGAAGCAGGACTCCGACTACGCCGTACGTCTGCGCGAAAAGCAGCGTCTGCGCGCCCAGTACGGCATCCGCGAAGCCCAGATGACCCGTGCCTTCGAAGAAGCACGCCGCACCAAGGGCCTGACCGGTGAAAACCTGATCGAACTGCTCGAAATGCGTCTCGACGCCCTCGTGCTGCGTGCCGGCTTCGCCCGCACCATCGCCCAGGCCCGCCAGCTGGTTGTCCACCGCCACATCCTGGTCGACGGCATCCGCGTTGACCGCCCGTCTTTCCGCGTCTCTGAGGGCCAGCTGGTCCACGTTCACAGCCGCAGCGAGTCCATGCCTCCGTTCCAGGTTGCAGCAGCCGGCGCTCACCGCGACGTCCTGCCCATGGTTCCGGCATACCTGGACGTCAAGCTTGACGCCCTGCAGGCACGCCTGGTCCGTCGCCCGAAGCGCTCCGAGGTCCCCGTGACCTGCGAAGAGCAGCTCGTCGTGGAATTCTACGCACGCTAGATCCAGCGCGACACCTTACAAAGAAGCCCGTGGCAAGCGCCGCGGGCTTCTTTGTATGTAAGGTACTTGGGGGAGTTCTGCGGTTGCCGGCTGTGTCAGCCGGCGGCGCCCGCAGGGACACGACGCAACAAGGAGATGAACGACTATGACTGGTGGCGATATTGCCGGCCTGATCGCGGCCGGAGTGTTTGCACTGCTGGTCCTGCTGCTCGCCGTGCCGATCCTCAAGCTCGGGGGAGTGTTTGACGAAGTGCGGACCTCCATCCGTTCCATCAGCGACGGCGCCACTCCGCTCATGGACGAAGTCACGGCGACCGTTTCCACCACCAACGAGCAGCTCAAGAAGGTCGACGGGATCGCGAGCAACGTCTCCGACGCGTCCGCCAATATCTCGGCGCTGTCCTCGCTCGTGGCCGCCACTGTGGGTTCGCCGCTGATCAAGGTCGCCTCCTTCAGCTACGGCGTGCGCTCGGCCTTCACCGCCCGTAAAAAGCCCGCCACCGGCCGCCGCAGCCGCTAATTCCAGCTGGAGAACCTGACATGAACAGAATCATCTGGATGGGACTCGGCGTCGCCATCGGCGTCATCGCGTTCCGCAAGATCACCGAAGCGCAGTCCAATCTGGGCCCCGAGGGGCTCAACCGGGCGGTTGGCCGGCTCGCCGACGGCCTGTACGACTTCGCTGACGCCGTGCGCGAGGGCATGAACGAGCGCGAGACCGAACTCCGGGCCGCCCTTGGTATTGACGCGGGCCTTGAAATGGCCGTCAGCAAGGGTGCCGCCGGCAAGGATGCACTCCGGCGCTAGCCGGGAGAGAATGAGGAAGAAGGCGGCACCCGCACACAGGGCCGCCGGCACGGCCGGAGGCCGGAACCAGACCGTTCCGCGGTCCATACGCGTGAACACGAACGCAGTGAACAAAAAACACAGTGAACATAAACACAGTGAATATTGAAGGGTACGTAATCAGCTCATGAAGTCGCAGGAGATCACCAAGCGCTGGATCGACTTTTTTGTCAGTAAGGGCCACACGGCGGTTCCCTCTGCTTCCCTGGTCTCCAGCGACCCCTCCCTGCTGTTCACAGTGGCCGGCATGGTCCCGTTCATCCCTTACCTGACCGCCCGGGAGGAAGCGCCCTACAAGCGCGCCACCAGCGTGCAGAAGTGCATCCGGACCGGCGACATCGAGGAAGTCGGCAAGACCGCCCGCCACGGCACCTTTTTCCAGATGTGCGGCAACTTCTCCTTCGGCGACTACTTCAAGGAAGACGCCATTAAGTTCGCCTGGGAGCTGCTCACCACGAGCGTTGACGACGGCGGGTACGGACTGCCGCCCGAGCGCCTCTGGGTCACCGTCTACGAAGAGGACGACGAGGCCGAGCAGCTCTGGCTCAAGAACACCGGAATGCCCGCCGAGCGGATCCAGCGGATGGGCAAGGCGGACAACTACTGGTCCACCGGCCAGCCCGGTCCGGCCGGCCCCTGCTCCGAGATCTACTACGACCGCGGCCCGTCCTACGGCGTCGAGGGCGGCCCGATCGCGGACGAGAACCGCTATGTGGAAATCTGGAACCTCGTGTTCATGCAATACCAGATCGACAACGTGCGCTCCAAGGTGGACTTCGACATCACCGGCGAACTGCCCAAGAAGAACATCGACACCGGCCTCGGCATGGAGCGCCTGGCGATGATCCTGCAGGACGTCGAGAACATGTACGAGACGGACCAGGTCCGCCCTGTCATCGACAAGGCCGCGGCCCTCTCCGGCCGGGAGTACACCTCCGCCGAGTCCGCCGCCGACCCGCACCACACCGACGACGTCCGGATGCGCGTTGTCGCCGACCACATCCGTTCCTCCCTCATGCTGATCGCCGACGGCGTGACCCCCTCCAACGAAGGCCGCGGCTACGTGCTGCGCCGCCTGATCCGCCGTGCCGTGCGTTCCATGCGCCTGCTCGGCGTCGAAAAGGCTTGCCTGTCCGAACTGCTCCCCGCTTCACGCGACGCCATGAAGGGCGTTTACCCGATCGTGGAGACGGACTTCGACCGGATCAGCCGGATTGCCTACGCCGAGGAGAAGGCGTTCCTGCGCACCATCGCGTCCGGCACCGCGCGGCTCGAGGACGCCGTCCAGGAGTCCAAGGCTGCGGGACACCCGCTCTCCGGCGCCGATGCCTTCGCCCTGCACGACACCTACGGCTTCCCGATCGACCTCACGCTCGAAATGGCTGAAGAGGCCGGGCTCAAGGTCGATGAGCCGGAGTTCCGCAAGCTCATGCTCGAGCAGCGCCAGCGTGCGCAGGCCGACGCCAAGGGCAAAAAGGGCTCCCACGCCGACCTCAGTGCCTTCCAGGAGCTGCTGTCCGCCGGAGAGACAGTTTTTACCGGCTACACCGAGCTCACCGGTGAGTCCAAGGTCCGCGGCATCCTCGCCGGCGGCCGCAAGGTCTCACAGGCGTCCACGGGCGAGGAAATCGAGCTGGTCCTCGCCGAGACCCCGTTCTACGCCGAAGCCGGCGGCCAGGCCGCCGACACCGGGCTGATCACCGGCGACGGCTTCGTCGTCGAGGTCCTGGACGTCCAGCGGCCCATCAAGGGCCTGAGTGTGCACAAGGCGATTGTCCGCGAGGGCGAAATCGGCGCCGACTCCCTCGTCCAGGCAGCCGTGGACCGCGAACGCCGGCACGCCGCCGAGCAGGCCCACACCGGCACGCACATCGTGCACGCGGCCCTGCACCAGATCCTCGGCCCGGAAGCCCTGCAGCGCGGCTCGTTCAACAAGGCCGGCTACCTGCGCTTCGACTTCGCCTGGGGTGAGGGGCTGAGCCCGGCCACACGCTCCGAAATCGAGGAAGTCTCCAACATCGCCATCCGCAACAACTACCGGGTGGAGACCAAAATCATGGGTCTTGCCGAGGCCAAGGCCCTCGGCGCCATGGCACTCTTCGGCGAGAACTACGGCAACGAAGTCCGGGTCGTGGAGATCGACGGCGCCTGGTCCCGTGAACTCTGCGGCGGCACCCATGTCGAGAACACGTCCCTGATCGGCAGCCTGTCCCTGCTCGGGGAGCAGTCGGTCGGCTCGGGAAACCGCCGCGTCGAGGCCTTCGTCGGCATGGACGCCTTCCGGCACCTCGCCGCCGAACGCGCGCTGGTGACCGAACTCACCGACATGCTCAAGGTTCCCTCCGGTCTGCTCGCGGACCGGATCGCCACCACGCTGACCAAGCTCAAGACTGCCGAGAAGGAACTTGAGCGCCTGCGCAAGGAGCAGCTCACGGCAGCCGCCGGGCAGCTCGTGGGGACCGCCAAGGACGCCGCCGGCATCAAGGTCATTGCCCACGACGCCGGCCAGGTCAGCGGCGCGGACGACCTCCGTGGCCTGGCCCTGGACCTGCGGACCCGTCTCGGCTCCGAGCCGGCCGCCGTCGCGGTCGCCGGGGTCAGCAACGACCGTCCGGTCATCCTGATCGCCACCAACGAAGCCGCCCGGACGGCCGGTGTCAAGGCGGGGGCCCTGGTGCGCCTCGCCGCCGGAATCCTCGGCGGCGGCGGTGGCGGCAAGGACGACGTCGCCCAGGGCGGCGGCACGGACGCCGCCAAGGTCGGCGCGGCACTCGCCGCCGTCGTGGACGCCATCACCCGGCGATAACGGACGACCCGTGAACGAAGCTGCTGTGCCCGGCGACTACCCCCTCGGCGTGAAGCTCGGGGTGGACGTCGGGACCGTCCGGGTCGGCGTGGCGGTCTGTGACCGCGACGGCATCCTGGCCACCCCGTTGCGCACCCTGGAGCGGAACGCGAAGAAGAACACGGACGTGCGGATCCTCGCGGCCCTGGCCATGGAACTCGGTGTGGTGGAGATCTTTGTCGGCCTGCCGCGGACGATGAAAGGCGAGGAACATGCCTCGGCGCGGATGGCCACGGACTACGCAAAGCTACTCGCGGGTAAACTGGGAGAGTGCGGTTCCGGGGTGCCGGTTCGGCTGGTCGATGAGCGTCTGAGCACGGTGTCGGCCCACCGGCACCTGCACGAAGCTGGCATGAGCAGCCGGAATCACCGTAAGGTAGTTGATCAGGTTGCGGCCGCAGGTATCCTGCAGCATGCGATCGATATGCAAAAGGCCAGGGGGACGGAGGTCGGAAGCCGCGTATACGCGGAGTCCGCGCCGGGGCCAACCGGGGATGGCGCACAGGCCGGCCCGGCACTAGACGAGCATTCTGCACCACGCATTCTGCCCAAAATGGAAGGCTACAGTGAGCCCGGTCAACAGTGACGACTCCTCCGGCGGCGCCGGCCGACCGCTGACGCGCAAGGAGCTCAGGGCCCAGGAGAAGGTCCAGGCGACCCAGGGCCACGATGTTATCCCGGCTCAGGCTTTCGAGACCGGCGAGGACACCCCGGCCGCTGCGCCCCGCGCCCGGTCTGATTCCGCCCCCGAAACTGATGCCGCCGTCTTGGCGGAACCCGTCACGGCAGCCGACGCGCCGGAGCTGCCCGCGGCAGCCCCCACCGTGCACGAGGAGCCCGTGCACTACCAACCCGTCCACGAGTACGCGGGCGGTGTTGCCCACGCGGACGCCGTCGGCCACGAAGCAGACGTTCCGCCCGGCTACGAACTCCACCCTGACGCTGAGCCCCACGACGGCCACTCCGACGACGACCACTACGTGTACGACGGCGCGGACGGACACGCTGCCGACTACCACGCTGCCGACGACAACCCTGCCGATTACCAGCACGAGGAAGACGGCCGCGTGGTGCTGGCCGGTGGTGCCGCCATCCGTACGACCAAGGGCCCGTCCAAAAAGGTCCGCCGCCGGCGCCGCTTCCTTGCGCTGTTGCTGACGCTGACCGTCTTCGTCGTGGCAGTCGCCGTCGGCGCGCAGTTCCTGAAGCCCCTGCTGGGCGGGGACACGGTGGCCGACTACCCCGGTCCCGGAACCGGCGAGGTCGTCATCACGGTGCCGCCGGGCTCCGGGCCGAAGTCCGTAGCCACCCAGCTCCAGGAAAAGAAGGTCGTGGCGAACGCCGACACTTTCCTGAAGGAATTCGTGGCCTCCGGCGGGGCGTTGGCTCCCGGCGACTTCACCATGCGCACTGAAATGAAGAACTCCGACGCCGTGGCCATCCTGCTGAACAAGGACAAGGGCAAGGTCATGTACTTCGCCCTCAGCGCCGGGCTGCGAATCGGCGAATCGCTCCAGGCCATCTCTGAGGGCAGCGGTGTGCCCGTCGCCGAACTCAAGGCGCTCAATGAATCGCCGGCCCAGTTCGGTGTGCCGGCCAAGGCCAAGAACCTCGAAGGCTTCCTCGCTCCCGGCGAGTACCGGTTCCCGCTCGGCACCCCGGCGAAGGACGTGCTGCGGAAGCTCGTGAACACCACCCTGGACGAGCTCAAGTCCCAGGGAGTGACGGATCCGGCCAAGCAGTACGACGTCGTCACCGTCGCCAGCATCGTCCAGGCCGAGGGCGGCCAGGCGGAATACGGCGATGTGGCCGGTGCGATCTACAACCGCCTCAAGCCCAACAACACTGAGACGAACGGGCTGATCCAGTCCGACGCCACGGTGACCTATGGGCTCGGCATCAAGAGCTTCCACATCGACGAGATCCAGAAAACCGACAAGTCCAACCCGTACAACACCTACGCGAACCAGGGCCTGCCGGTAGGGCCGATCGGTTCGCCGGGCAAGACGGCGATCGACGCGGCGGCCAAGCCCAAGGCCAACGAATACCTCTACTGGGTGACGATCAACCTGGACACCAAGGAAACCTTGTTCTCCAAGACGCTGGCGGAGCACAACACCTATGTGGCCAAGTACAACGCCTGGTGTGAGGCCAACCCCGGACGCTGCGTATGACGACCAGGGCCGCCGTGCTCGGGCACCCGATCGGCCATTCGAAGTCTCCGGCGTTGCACCGGGCTGCCTACGCCCACCTTGGCGTGGAGCTGGACTACGCTGCGGTCGACGTGACCGAAGACGAGCTGCCGGACTTTATGGCCCGTGTCCGGGAGGACCTGCGGCAGGGGGAGAGCTGGCGCGGGTTGTCGGTGACCATGCCGCTGAAGTCCGCCATGGTCCGCGAAGTCGATGAGGTCCGCGGCGTGGCCCGCGAGCTCGGCGTCGTGAACACGGTCGCGTTCGAACGCCCGGGAGCCGGCGCCGGCCCCACCCGCCTGGTCGGCTACAACACCGACGTCGCCGGAATCGTCAACGCGCTCCGCCACGCGGGCGCCGCATCCGCGCCCACCGCCGTCGTCCTCGGCGGGGGCGGCACCTCGGCCGCTGCCATCGCCGCACTGAAGGACCTGGGTGCGCCGGCCGCCGACATTTTCGTCCGCGATGTCACACGCGCCGCCCAGGCGCGGGCGGCTGCTGACGCTATAGGCCTTCCCGTCCGGGTCCTCCCCCTGGGCGGAGCGGCTGCCGCCGTCGGACGGGCCGACGTCGTGATCTCCACGCTGCCGCCCCGGGCCGCCGATCCATTGGCCTGGGAGCTTGCGCAATTCTTTGCGCAGCGCGCAGGGGAGCCGTCCCGCGACGCCCCGGTTGCCCGGCCCGGCGTGCTGCTGGACGTTGCTTATGATCCCTGGCCCAGCCGGATCGCCGCCGCCTGGCAGGACGCCGGCGGCACCGTGGTCCCCGGACTCGAGATGCTCATCTACCAGGCCGTGGAACAGGTCCGGCATTTCACGGGCCTGGGCGACGCCGTGCCGGCCGAAGTCATAGATGTGATGTGTGACGCAGTCGGGGCGCCCCGACGGGTGTTCTAACCGCCTTACATGGCAGGATGGATTTTATGTTGCGTTGGTTGACTGCCGGAGAATCCCATGGGCCGGCCCTGGTCGGAATTATTGAAGGCGTGCCCGCCGGTGTGGAACTCACCAGCGCCCAGATCGCCGATTCGCTGGCGCGCCGCCGGCTCGGCTACGGCCGCGGCGCGCGGATGAAGTTTGAGCAGGACGTCGTCACGATCCTCGGCGGAGTCCGCCACGGCATCACCCAGGGCGGCCCCGTCGCCATCCAGGTCGGCAACACCGAGTGGCCCAAGTGGGAGCAGATCATGTCTGCCGACCCCGTGGACCCGGAAATCCTCGCCGACCAGGCCCGCAACGCCCCGCTGACCCGTCCCCGGCCCGGCCACGCGGACTTCACGGGCATGCAGAAATACGGCTTTGACGAGGCGCGTCCCGTGCTGGAGCGCGCCAGCGCCCGTGAAACGGCAACCCGCGTGGCCCTCGGCACCGTCGCCTCCGCATTCCTCAAGCAGCTCGGCATCGAACTGGTCTCCCACACGGTGTCGATCGCCAGCACCGCGGTCCCGGAAGGCCGGCCGCTGCCGGTACCGGCCAACGTCCTGGCCCTCGACGCCGACCCGCTGCGCTGCTTCGACCGCGAAACCTCCGACGCCATGGTGGCCGAGGTCGACATCGCGCACAAAGAAGGCGAAACCCTGGGCGGCGTGGTCGAGGTCCTCGCCTACGGACTCCCGCCGGGACTCGGCAGCTACGTCCACTGGGACCGCCGCCTCGATTCACGGCTCGCGGCTGCCCTCATGGGCATCCAGGCCATCAAGGGCGTTGAGGTCGGCGACGGCTTCCTCACCGCGTCCCGCCGCGGCTCGGCCGCCCACGACGAGATCGTCAAGGACGCCGACGGCAAGATCGTCCGCACCTCCAACCGCGCCGGCGGCATCGAAGGCGGCATGAGCATCGGCGACGTGCTGCGCGTCCGCGCTGCGATGAAGCCGATCGCCACGGTTCCCCGCGCCCTCAGGACCGTTGACGTCAGCACCGGCGAAGCCGCCAAGGCCCACCACCAGCGCTCCGACGTCTGTGCGGTCCCCGCGGCCGGCGTCGTCGCCGAGGCCATGGTGGCCCTCGTCCTGGCCGAGGCAGTAACGGAAAAGTTCGGCGGCGATTCCGTGAAGGAAACCGCCCGCAACATCAAGGGTTATCTGGACAACATTCCGGCGTCCCTGGACTCGATCGGCCAGTAGTGCCGGCCGAAATGCCGGCAGTGCCGGCCAGGACGTCTGCCCGGCCCATCGCGCTGATCGGGCCGATGGCGGTCGGAAAATCAGCCATCGGACACCAGCTTGCCCAGCAGCTGGGAGCGCCGTTCGTGGACACCGACGTCGTGGTGGTGGCAAACCACGGTTCCATCGCGGAGATCTTCGCCAGCCGCGGTGAGCACGCCTTCCGTGAGCTCGAGGCCAGGGCCGCCGCGCGCGCCATCGAAGACGCGTACGGCAGCAATACGGTCATTTCCCTGGGCGGCGGCGCCGTGCTGGACTCCGGCACCCAGCAGCTGCTGGGGCACTGCACGGTGGTCTACCTCGAGTGCGACGCGGACACCGTGGCGGAACGGATCAGCAGGAATTCCGGCCGGCCGCTGCTGGCCGGAGACGCCATGGAACGATGGAAGACGCTGTTCGCCACCCGGCGGCCGGTCTACGAACGGCTGGCCGACCTGGTCATCGATGTGCGGAACGGATCCGTGCCGGAGATCGCGCAACGGCTTGAAGATGCGCTGCGCACGTACGCCGCGGCGCTAACCGCTGCCGTACCCGCGACAGCGGCGACAAAGGAAGTTGAAAAGTGATCACCGAATCAACCGTCATCAAGGTTACCGGGCAGACGCCCGGTGAGAACTACGACGTCGTGGTGGGCCGCGGCCTGCTGGCCAGCCTGCCCGGGCTGCTGGGCGAGCGGGTCAAACGCGTCCTCGTCATCCACCCCCGGGCGCTGCGCCTCACCGGCGACACCGTCAGGGAAGAACTCGCCTCCGCAGGCTTCACGGCGCTGACCGCCGAGATCCCCGACGCCGAGGAAGGCAAGCACATTGAGGTGGCCTCCTTCTGCTGGCAGGTGCTGGGGCAGAATGACTTCACCCGCTCGGACGCTGTCGTCGCCGTCGGCGGTGGGGCCGTGACCGACCTGGCCGGCTTCGTGGCCGCCACCTGGCTGCGCGGTGTCAAGGTCATCCACATGCCCACGAGCCTGCTCGGCATGGTGGACGCCGCCGTCGGCGGCAAAACCGGGATCAACACCGCCGAAGGCAAAAACCTCGTCGGCGCCTTCCACCCGCCTGCCGGTGTCCTCGCGGACCTCGACACCCTGGACACGTTGCCGAAGAACGAGATGATCTCCGGCATGGCAGAGGTCATCAAGTGCGGCTTCATCGCCGACCCCGCCATTCTCGACCTGATCGAAAAGGACCCGGCCGCCGTCGCCGATCCCCGTTCGGATGCCGTCCGGGAACTCATCGAACGCGCCATTTCGGTGAAGGCCCGGGTGGTTTCCGAGGACCTCAAGGAAACCGGCCAGCGCGAAATCCTCAACTACGGCCACACCCTGGGCCACGCGATCGAACTCGCCGAGCGCTACTCCTGGCGCCACGGCGCCGCCGTCTCCGTCGGCATGATGTTCGCCGCGGAACTTGCCCGCAGCGTCGGCCGCCTCAGCGACGCCGACGCCGACCGGCACCGCACCATCCTGGAAAGCCTCGGGCTGCCCATCACGTACCGGCGCGACCGCTGGCAGGCCCTGCTCGACGGCATGCGGCGGGACAAGAAGTCCCGCGGGGACCTGTTGCGCTTCGTGGTGCTCGACGGCGTGGCACGCCCCGGGATCCTCGACGTCCCGGACACCTCGCTGCTGTTCGCCGCATACCAGGAGATTGCCTCCTGATGCCTTTCGTCCCAGGCGGCACCAGTGACTGGCCCGATGCAGGGTTTCCGGGGATCAAAATCAACCCGGACAGCCTGGTGCCGCAAATCGTCAACGGGGACGCCGTCGCCGAAGCGCTGGCAGCCTCGACCGACCCGGGTGACCTGATCTTCGTGCGCCTCGTCGAAGGGCACCCTGCTGAAGCCGCCGAACTGCTCGCCGAAGCCCGGTACAAGGATCCCTCCTCGCTGCGCCTGCGGATCTTCGAAGCCGACGTCCTGCGGGTCTCCAACCGGCTTGACCGGGCCGTTGAACTGTTCCGCCAACTGCTGGCGGAGACGCGGGGAACGCCGGACGAGGCGCGCATCCGCCAGCACCTCGGACGGTGCTATTTCGCCAGCGGCAACATTGCGGCCGCCGTCGAATGCTTCGCCGAAGCCCTCGACCTGCGCGTCGCCGGGTCGGCCGACGCGGCCCTGATCTACGCCTCCACGGTGGCGCTGCAGCGGGCGCGGAATGTGCTGGATCTCGACTCACCCGCATAACCGGTAGAATGGTTCTTGGATTTTTGATAAATACGCGCTGGCGGGCCGGATCGGCATGCCGGCCTGGCATAAGCGGCTGGCGGCTAGAACCAGTCAACAAAGAAACCTGAGGATACTGTGGCAACCACTAACGACATCAAGAACGGAACCGTCCTTAAGCTTGAAGGCCAGCTCTGGAACATCATTGAGTTCCAGCACGTCAAGCCCGGCAAGGGTGGCGCGTTTGTGCGCACCAAGATGCGCAACGTGATGTCCGGCAAGGTCGTCGACAAGACCTTCAACGCCGGACTCAAGATCGAGACGGCCACGGTTGACCGCCGCGACTACCAGTACCTGTACCAGGACGGCGCCGACTTCGTGTTCATGGACACGACCGACTTCGACCAGCTCACCGTTCCGGGTGCAACGGTCGGTGACGCCACCAACTTCATGCTCGAGAACCAGATGGTCAACATTGCCATTCACGAAGGCAACCCGCTCTACATCGAGTTGCCCCCGAGCGTCGTGCTCGAGATCACCTACACGGAGCCGGGACTGCAGGGCGACC
This DNA window, taken from Pseudarthrobacter sp. ATCC 49987, encodes the following:
- a CDS encoding shikimate kinase; translation: MPAVPARTSARPIALIGPMAVGKSAIGHQLAQQLGAPFVDTDVVVVANHGSIAEIFASRGEHAFRELEARAAARAIEDAYGSNTVISLGGGAVLDSGTQQLLGHCTVVYLECDADTVAERISRNSGRPLLAGDAMERWKTLFATRRPVYERLADLVIDVRNGSVPEIAQRLEDALRTYAAALTAAVPATAATKEVEK
- the aroB gene encoding 3-dehydroquinate synthase; amino-acid sequence: MITESTVIKVTGQTPGENYDVVVGRGLLASLPGLLGERVKRVLVIHPRALRLTGDTVREELASAGFTALTAEIPDAEEGKHIEVASFCWQVLGQNDFTRSDAVVAVGGGAVTDLAGFVAATWLRGVKVIHMPTSLLGMVDAAVGGKTGINTAEGKNLVGAFHPPAGVLADLDTLDTLPKNEMISGMAEVIKCGFIADPAILDLIEKDPAAVADPRSDAVRELIERAISVKARVVSEDLKETGQREILNYGHTLGHAIELAERYSWRHGAAVSVGMMFAAELARSVGRLSDADADRHRTILESLGLPITYRRDRWQALLDGMRRDKKSRGDLLRFVVLDGVARPGILDVPDTSLLFAAYQEIAS
- a CDS encoding tetratricopeptide repeat protein, which translates into the protein MPFVPGGTSDWPDAGFPGIKINPDSLVPQIVNGDAVAEALAASTDPGDLIFVRLVEGHPAEAAELLAEARYKDPSSLRLRIFEADVLRVSNRLDRAVELFRQLLAETRGTPDEARIRQHLGRCYFASGNIAAAVECFAEALDLRVAGSADAALIYASTVALQRARNVLDLDSPA
- the efp gene encoding elongation factor P gives rise to the protein MATTNDIKNGTVLKLEGQLWNIIEFQHVKPGKGGAFVRTKMRNVMSGKVVDKTFNAGLKIETATVDRRDYQYLYQDGADFVFMDTTDFDQLTVPGATVGDATNFMLENQMVNIAIHEGNPLYIELPPSVVLEITYTEPGLQGDRSSAGTKPATLETGYEIQVPLFVENNTKVKVDTRDGSYLGRVND